In Cryptomeria japonica chromosome 5, Sugi_1.0, whole genome shotgun sequence, the genomic window TGGTACTTATTTGTCTTGATATGTGGATGAGAAGGAAAGGGACATTCTCATGGTGGGTTGAATCCCTTCCCCAATCAATAATAAGAGCAAGCTTAGAGGGATAATAAAGATTCCAATGTTTAGGATCTTACTAGTACACTATTACTATTGTATTGTAAGCGCACGTGTGTTCAACATATAAGTTATTAGTATAACATATTCTTGTATACTAATTGAGAGGAGTTGTAATCTGTGACTTTATTGATATTCAAATTGTGATGATCTTATATTACTTGCAAGGTtttgcatatcattgtaatatttataGAAATGAAGAAAACAATTCTAGTCCCATTTTTTGAGCTGTTACAACCCATTGTACAATACAATTGATTTTTAAAAGAGGATCATGACCTCTATTATTAAGCCACCACCTATTTTCTAGGTCATGGCCTTGGTTTTCTACTGTTGAATGAGGGCTCAAGTTGCCACTCCCTTAATCTTATTTTGCATTcattgttttttttatttcaagCAAAAACAAAAGGTAGGTGCAAAACTATTCCTATAGCTCTTGCTTGTCTACTCTTATCATGTGTCAAAAAGGGAGCTTCGAAATAGAGAATGAGTATCCTATCAAAACAtagaagatagaggaattttgtttgaTGTTATAGTTACAATTTCCTAGGCAAATGCCCATGCAAAATTACTAAGCATATATAATAACACCAAGTGCTTGATAAAAATCCTTTGGTTAGAGTTTCGAGTTCAATTTAAATAGGACGATGATGGCTATTGAGAACAAGttttgtatgtgtgtgtacatacatacatacatacatacgtatatgcatatatacatatacatatatgtatatatatgtgtgtgtgtatatgtatatgtgtggtgtgtatatatacacacacatatacatacacatacacatactatatatatatatatatatatatataaaggcaacAATTCTAACATAGCTAAATCACCAACAAATCTTACCATAATATATCTTGGCCCAATATTCCCTTGTTTGGACTAAattctagaaaatcaaggaattagATGTTTGCAAGAACAAAAAGTTGGAAGAAACTAATTACACAATTAATCTGTGAGGAAAATAAAACAATATACAGTGCCCACCATTGGATGATATGACTCACATGTTGGAAATGAGAAGAGGATTATGGTGGACAATAGCATAGTAGCAAAAGTCTAGGCCAAAAAGAAACATATGCGATGTTAAAATGGTGGGCAACATCCAAAGCCCAACCTAAAAAAAAATTGCAACCAATTGTGTCCTCTCTATTGCTCCTATTTTGCATGTGGTTTCAACTAATTTGAATTTAGTTTTCTTGAGTCTTGTTTCAACATTTTAATTTGACATGTTTTTCCCCAGCACATTATTCTTGACTAATGCCACCATATTTTATAAGTAATATAGAACATTACTGCTCCTAGAGAAGTCTTGAAACAAAGGAAAAAATGCCAACACTCTAGATGTTGCATGTTTTCCAAGATTGTAGGTTATGATACCTTTCGCCCAATTCTAATTTAAATTTACTAGTGTGTGCTTTCAAaacacaaaataaattaaataagggtTTGTGGAAGCTTAGAGTTTAAAGGAGTTAAAGGTGGTAGCAAGGATTTTTGTTCAAATGACAAAGTTCTGAGACTTTACATGAAAAAGGAGGAAGAAggtaaaaaatctaaaatcttgaaatGGTATGTCATGATGAACAAGTCCAAAATCTTAAAATTGAAGGTAATAGGAAAAGAGAATTAAAGGGAAAAGGGAGGGCTTAGAGAAAATGCATGTCAATGTGAGCAAGTATGAAATCTCACAATTGAAGGAAATGGGGAAGGGACTTAGAGGGAAAATGGGAATTCAAAGAAATTACATATTGGGATGAGCAAGGCTAAAATCTCAAAGGTGAAGGAAGTGGGAAAAGGTACTTGGGAGAAAAATGGGGGTTGAAAGGAAAGGTATGTCAAGATGTTAGGATGAGAAAGTCTAAAATcccaaaattgaagaaaatgggGAAAACCGGGGTTAAGAGGAATGGCATATGTCAAGATGCTACGATGAGCAAGTTTGAAATCcataaattgaaaaaaatgagGAAAGGGGACTTAGAGGGAATAGGTCGTTAAAGGAATAACATGTTGAGATGCTAAGATAAGCAAGTTTGGAACtctaaaattgaaggaaagacatgcTAGGATGTAAAGAAGGTAAAGAAGAGCAAGTCAAATCCTATAATGACCTATTACCTAGGGAAGGGCCATATTAGAAGAAATTATATAAAGCACCCTCAAATTTTATTTTAAGATTAAAATGCTTTGAATGAAACATCCTTAAGAAATATTAAATTGGAGACTTCTCAATTAGTTATAACAATAGGTAAATAGGGTCAAGTGTACAAAATGAGAGCAAAACATAGAAAAAAGGAACTCATTAAAATGAGGTGCCAATAACAACTACACAAATTTATGGTAGAAAAATTGTAATAGTAAAAAAATTCCACAAGTGTCATTGGTAGAGATAACTTACATTTTTATTTACATATTTACAAACTCATGAATCTTTCTTCCAAATGACCTCACATAAATCTTTAATACAATATcaattcttctaaattcaatttctcATCTTTATTTCAAATTTAGAAATGAAATTCCCTCACATACACGAATTTAAGTATTATTTACTAAATTAATTATATGAAAGACAActcttttttatatttaataattaattaaatatcttttttttaaatatgttaaaTCATATCTATATTATAAGCTATTATATTTGAACATTTTAAATGTTCATTTTCAATCTATTTAAAAAATATGattcaataataatataatattttaatagatTTTGATTGATTATGTTGGGATAGAGGATCACATAGTAGATATATTTCCCAAGATATTGATAGAGTTTGTTAAAAATTGGCAGTAGTTATGTCTCAAAGTATTTGATATTAAAAGGAGATTGTTATCATGACATTATCTTGCCCATCTATGTACTATCTATATCCTATTAAATATGGTGTAAAGTTAATGTCTATGATTGAATCAATGATGCAATAGTGTTTAAATGCATATATTAAATATGATGTAAAGTTAATGTATACAATTGAATTATTGATGTTATTGTGTTTGAATGAATATACTAAACATAGCATAAAGTTAATAGATATAATTATACCATTGATGGAATAATATTCAAATGCATTTACTAAATATGGTATAAATTTAATAATGTCTATAATTGAATTATTGATGTAATAGTGTTTAAATGCCTATATTTAAGATGTGAACCTCATACATTATTGATATAATgactatttaaaaattaaattataatatgatTACAACTAAAATTATGTTACATAACtaaatatttaaacaataaattatattattaaagTACCTAATgtgctattttttattttcttattatacTTTTTATTTCTTCCTAATAAATAGGACCACTCCGTAATAGTGGGGAGGGCAGACGGTGGTACAAAGGAGTTTTTCAAAAGCTCTTCATTGGCAGTGTTGACCTTCTCCCCCTACCTACTCTGATGGTCTTGTTTGGCAACCTCACAGCAGATTGGATTCCTTTCGGTTAAAAACTCTTCTTGTGCTTTGTACCTTCATAGAAATAGAACATTCTTCATAATCATATGAATGGGATAGACTTCTTGAAGGAATCCATTGTTCAAAATACATGTAATACGATTGTGTAATCAGACATTGAACATCTAAATGTCATTTTTGAGAAATGAAATGTCACTAACATAATATAATGATGAAACAATTTGTACCATATTGTTCGTTAGCAATAAGTAGTGAATGTTGATGTTATTTATCATAGTTATAACTTTAATAATAAGAAAGCAGGTTTCTAGCATTGACTTAATTATACTCAAGTCTTTTGTGGAAATATTCATTTATTGATGCAAATTAAAAGTCATAATTGGAAAATAAACAAGATTCGTCTTCTattataaccaaaaaaaaaaaattagtttttaattGATACTCAAAAATGAAGAGGAAAAAGCTCttctacaaattaaaaaaaaacaaaaaaatgggtAAACCAGGTTACGATCAGTTACAGTTTGAAGAGGATTCCAATGCCAACCAAACGAACTACCTAAAGAGTCGATTATCTCTTAGTATGGAGAAAGATAAGGCTACCCAGTGGGGAAGAAATTCTAGTAGATTCTTACATCATCCTCACAAACACTGCCGAAATATTCATAAATGAAATCCTCTGCCCAAATTTTGAGTTCTGAAGAAATAGGTCATTGAATGAAACAAATTAACATCCAACATCTTCCACTCGTagcaaataaaaaatattcattggATTTTCCATTGCAAAGAAAGTGACAATCATATTCACTGAAACAATATTCATATTAGTAGATCTGCTTTGGATCTACATGACCTAGTAATACCGAAATGTTCGTTTGCTGATTTGGGAATTTAGCTGAAAAGTTCTATGCACATGGTATGGGTCAACTTGACATTCAAAAGCTCATCCTCTTGAGTTGATTCTTCCAATGTACATAGGATAGACCAAATCCGCATTCCAAAAATTATCCTCTTTGGCATACAATGTATTGACGAATTTAGAATTCAAAAGATTGAAGTAAACTAGTATGGGTCCAACTCAGCATTCAAAAGATCTTATCTTTTGAAGAAAAGTGAGACAATTCACAATCGAGGGAAAAGCTAAGAGAACTTGAGAACTCTTGATTAAGTGAACAGAAGAAATGACAGACTTTTGTTTTTAGCTTTCAAAAGATCTAAGTAACCTATTATGGGGACCAGCTCAGCATTCAAAAGATCATCCTTTCGAAGAAAAGAGAGACAATTTACAATGGGAATTTGAGAACTCTTCAACAAGTAAACAGGAGAAATGACAAAAAgattattgtttttatttttccaACCAAATGTCGTATCAACACGTGAAAGCAACCTTTCTACCAGTGTGATTTTGCTAAAACAAACAAAGTTAATAACTCGATACTATGTTGCAAACATATGAATCAATCTTCATTTTAAAACACCCTATTCTATTATTCCATTCGGAGATGGTTGCCCTAGATTGGATCAGATTCCCTTCCCCACCATTTAGCTTTTCCCGTTGGCAAAGGCAAAAAGTGACATAGAATTTTGATAAGGGTATACAGGATTAAAAACAGTGCTGACATAACACCTTGGTTGAAAAAATCTAGAACTTAAGAATGAATGATATCTAAACCTTGAATTCAACAAATTATCTCTAATAAAACTTAAGGTAATCCTTTGAAACTAAACTTTATGTCATGGCATTATGATTTCTGTGTTATTACAAGTCAATCTACATCAACACTATGACAGGTGAAGCACTGAGATTTCTACGGAGATTGCCGATCCCACTAATACTCTGGGTCAAGTCCAATTAACCATGGAATATTCTCCATGATCATATACTTCACCCATCTACAAAACCATTAACCAAGTATTCTTGTTTTTGAACCATTCATAATAGAGTGCCCTAACTCGTGAAAGATAAGTTCTTGTGAAGCGCAACTCATGACAATGTGGGTTTGATTGAAATTAACTTGAAACCATGCTGCTGAATCTGCAAAATAATTAATAACTATAGCTCCATTTATACTGATCCTCAAGAAAGGTGGGAGGTACGATCACGAAAACAAAGAATGATCCAAAATAAAAACTTGCAAATCAGAATTGAAATTGATAAGTATGATATAACAAAAAGGTAAACTATGCAAATTAAATGAGGTGGACGAAACTCCAAGTGATAGAGTGACACATCTGAATAAACACAGTTCAAATGGCAGGCAAACTAAAAGTGAAACTTAAGCTGCAGGAGTAGAGTAGTTGAGGCATATTTCTATCAAAACCTACTGCAAACTGCTGAAACTAATAAACTGCCATATGTAACCACCCTTTCAAAGACTTTTCAAGTGTAAGCAGTaatcaaacaacatgtgttgatttgGAAAGCACTTTAATCAGTAATTACCATGACAAGTTATAGCAATCAGACTTCCCATTCATAAGCATCCATGCAGTTGTTCCATTATTAAGAATGGACCACAAATCATATAATCCCGTGGAAATCCAGAACTAAATAAAGACAAACGAGGAACATCAACCAATAAAGCTGAAATTTCAGTGTACGAGCACATGCAATTATGTATTAAACTTCAAGAAAAAAATGTCAGGAGCTTAAACCATAAAAAATACGGAAAATCCATTTGGGCTTATGTCAACCCATAAGAAACAATATTATTTGAATGAGCTAGAAGATGAAGTGAATGAGCTAGAAGATGAATCCCTAAACCTGCTCTGATTGGATCCTCTAAAAATATTCAAGACTACTAAATCAAAATGCGCTGAAGGAACTACCAATCCCATCTTTGTTCTAAAATAGAATTGGTTCTCCCAAAATAATAAAAGATATAGAATATCATCCGCCTAATGTGAAAGTAAAATCCATTCCCACGATCTCTTAGAATCCAGTATAACTATCACCTTCGGAGAGTTCTTCCATGATCCAGTTGCAAATCCATGTCAGCCTcggaagaaagaaaaatattttcaatcttctATGCTATTGCAGGGAGGTCTTTCACCCATGGATCTAGAGGCTTACCAATAGAGTAAACAATGAAACCAATATCCCTCAGTTTCTGTACATCAACAATGTTACGCCCATCAAAAATGAATGCGGGTTTCTGCATATTATCATAGATCTTCTGATAGTCCAAACTTTTGAACTCATCCCATTCTGTTAAAATGCACACTCCATGAGCATCCTTTGTAGCTTCATATGCATCCCAAACGACAGTAACTTGCTTGATAGCTGAAGGACTCATTGGTTGCAAATGAATAGGATGATCCCAATCAAATTTGTTCATGGATAGATCCCTCTGAATCTGATCCTCTGTTACTTGGGGATCATAAATGCTAATGTTTGCTCTGTCCCCAAGAAGTCCCTTGCATACATCAATTGCAGGAGTTTCCCGAGTATCACCAGTATCCTTCTTGAATGCAAAACCAAGAATGGCAACCTTCTTTCCTGAAACTGTATTGAACATTGAGGAAACTACACGGTTCACAAATCTTGTTTTCTGATAGTCATTAATCTTAATAACCTGTTTCCAGTAGTTTGCTACCTCTGGAAGTCCATTGCACTCACAGATGTAAACCAAGTTCAAGATATCCTTCTGGAAACATGAGCCACCAAAACCAACACTAGCATTCAAGAACTTTGGACCAATCCTTGAATCTTTGCCAACAGCATAAGCAACTTCAGTAACATCTGCACCAGTTGCTTCACACAGGGCTGAAATTGCATTCACCGATGAAATTCTCTGAGCCAAGAATGCATTTGCAGCAAGTTTTGAAATTTCTGCAGACCATAAATTGGTTGTAATGATCCTATCTTCAGGAACCCAGTTTGCATAAACTGCTTTCAAAGCTTGAACTGCTTTCTGCCCTTCAGGAGTCTCCCTACCTCCAATGAGGACACGGTCTGGCTTGAAAAGATCTTCAATTGCAGTTCCTTCTGCTAGAAACTCTGGGTTTGAAAGAATTTGGAAGTTTATTCCTTTGCTGTTATGCATCAGAATTTTTTCAATTGCCTCTGCTGTTTTCACTGGTACAGTAGACTTTTCCACAACAATTTTGTCAGACTTTGAAACGTCTGCAATCATCCGAGCAGCACTCTCCCAATAGGTCAGATCTGCAGCCTTACCAGCCCCGAGTCCTCGGGTCTTTGTTGGTGTGTTGACTGAGACGAAGATAATGTCAGCCTCCATGACATGCTTTTCTAGATCGGTACTGAAAAACAGGTTTCTTCCTCTGCAGCTTTTGACAACGTCATCAAGGCCAGGCTCGTAGATAGGGAGCTGATCGCTGTTCCAGGCAGCAATTCGAGCTGTTGAGATGTCTACAACAGCAACTTCAATGGCAGGGCATTTTAAGGCAATGACAGCCATTGTTGGCCCCCCGACATAACCAGCACCAAGGCAGCAGATTTTCACCATTTTCACCTGCTGAAAAACCAAAGGAAGTCTAAATGTCAAGAAAGTTTAGCATTGATCAAGGAGCATAAACATGAATAAAGCCTATCTTTAAGGGAAGCAGAAACGGAATGACGAGTTTATATTAAGATAATCACATACTAAGGCTAATAACAATCTCTTAGACGCCAAAAGTAAAAACATAATGTGAAGTTGCTGAAAAAAGCAAATAGAACTACATATGCAGAATTATACATCCACCAAATATTAATCCATGAAAAAGTAAATAAGCATAGGATGTACTTCATGGATCCAAACTGGATATTAACATAAACAAATTCAAGTTTACAAACCTTACTGAGAACTGCCAACAAACAAGAGAGGCTTTACAAGTTTGTATGCGATCACAGCCAGATCGTACAAAAAACATCTAATATAAAGGCATTTTCAGCTTGCAAAACATAATGCTTCAGAAACCCATCGGTggccaaaaataataaaaaattcatccaAATGCATTGATCAGGACAATTAATCTTGGAGGACGAAGATTTGGGAAACAGACAAGTGATATTAGTCAATGGAGAAATGCTACAAGATTCAGATGATTTGAGCTTGTAGAACAGAGATATTTGAACAACTGTTCCAAAGTTCAGTGTAACAGAACTTAAGTTCAAGTGCATCTAAAGTAAGGTGACTTGATTAACAGAAAAAATTGTATATTTCAAATGTTAAAAGGGTAGAGAACCGAGATATATGAACTACTGTTCAaaagttacatgtaaaaataacTTTAAGTTCAAGTGCATATAAAGAAAGACTACTTGATTAACAGAACAAATTGTATATTTCAATTTTTAGAAGAGTAGCAGTAGACGATTAAGTGATAATGCGTTGAAATTAACAAAATGTAAACTTGTAAAATGAGATCCAAACTACATTTTCAGAAATTCATTCAGTAGTAGAATTTTAGTTGCAAACAAACACCCGAAGCAAGAAAGTTTTAAATGATcttatttaagaaaaataaaagttTTCTTCAGTTGCCCGGTTTCAAGTGCAAATGCAAACAAATTAGGATAATGAGGCTTGATTGATTCCCTCCAATAGCAAAaattaaaagaacaaaaaaagacAACCCAAGCTCCCAAAACAGAGGGATCCAAGCAGATTTTCTAAATTGTCCCGCGTCAGCAAAATTTAAGGCAAACACAACCGGATTTAAGCTTTAAAACAGAGAGATCTGGAAAAAAAACTATATGTTCACCAATAGGGCAATTTATGACAACGTATGCATGCGAAAAAGATATTTGAAAATGTTTCCAGAAGTTCCTTCGGAAGAAGAATTTCAATTGGAGACAGAGATCTTGTAAAACAGAGAGATctaaacaaattttcaaatttatttagtGCGAATGCACGACTTAAGATTGCACTATAGAGATTTGAATTTTCTCTTCCATGACATAGTTTAAAAATCTAACGCATCTAAAGTGAGGCAATCTAACCTTGTAAAACAGAAAGATCTCGACAAATTTTCAATTCGTAATTTCAAATGCAAAATACTAGGACGAATTAAGCTTTGTATGATAGAGATGTTTACACTATTTCACACATCCAACCAATATCCCGAATTGAAGTGCATTCACACCTAAAATAATTCGATTCAGGTTTGAATAACAAAGAGATCTGAAAACTTTTCCAGAGACCTTCACTAGCAGAACTTAAAGTGCAAATGCAGCTAAATACGCGATAATTTAAGATTGTAAGCAATAGATCTCAGAAAAAATATATCCGCCTCTATCACCGGCAGCACAATCTCAAGTGAAAATTTTATAAATCCGACGAAATCAACGAACTAAAGCTAAATTCCTACTATAAAAGCTATTCCAGGGCCAGCACATCCAGATCCGACATATCCAAACCTACATacataaacaaattaaaaaatgcaaCATACCTGCTATGAAATTCCACTCAAAAACTCGGATTCCGACAGATCTCCGCCAAGAAACCTGTCAAATGCCGGAAACACGTCAAATTCCCCAGATACCTCTCTCTCCAAACTACTGAAACGCAAGATCTAGTGCAAAAACCAGAGAATTGACGACGACTCACCCTTCTTTAGCAAACAAAGACCTTATGGGAAAAAATACTCTGTCAGAAGCGCGTCTAGACTTCTCACCCCGCGTTCCTTAAATATCTTCACTCTGCTTTAAAGATCCCAGCCCCGGCAGCTCCGGCAAGGCACTACCGCAAATAATCAAAGAgaatattctatattaattaaattaacgcGGCATGTAAGAAAAATTGTCAAACAATCACACGCCGCCCGCGGAAACAGTCAATTGATTATAAGACGAGCTTATTTACTCCATTTTTGAACAGTTTTAGCCGGATTCTTCCAAATGTCAGAAATGAAAGTCAAAACTAGCCAGAAATTACCTCAAGTCGGCACGAATTTGACGAAATCAGACGTAAATTTCCACGGTAGACCCTGTAAAACCCTAATAATATTCAAATAATTGCCGTATAAGAAAAATCCACGATCACAGGCAAGCCGGAGAGGTGATTTAAAAAGAATTAGTTAGCTCCTTCCGATCTTACCGTTTTAGGCATTAATAGCCTATAAATAGGCCTTGTATCCCGGTAAATGTATTTGTTAGAATGTCAAATTATTTTTACATTTCCGCTTATTACGGACGGTAAAATGATAAAGGGGCCAACCAACGGGGAAGCTTCCCTTTCCGTTACCTAAGAGTTGTCGCTTTTATTTGAACTTGAAGCCAAaggaagaattttttattttttaaatgattaaaattaTGATCGTGGTTtaagtttgttttttcttttttccgCAATCAACTCTTAGTTGTGGTTTAGGTCATACAAAATAGTTTGTATTGATTGTTGAAATTTTCTATGGATGAAATATGTATATCGATGATTAGCTTTGCTTATGGTTTAGAAaacaaagtatatttatatttaagtCCAAGAGTTCATTTGCCATTGGGTGCTTTTTGACTATGTTTATACTTAAGGAGTGTACACGTATTTTAAGGCTTTATGGCCCACGTTATAGTAGACATGGAGTGCTTTTGGGtggactatttttttttttaaatgacactGGATGGTAATTAAATTTGTAAGTAGATCACATGGTTAGTGGGCTCTATTAGTCTATTTTAATGAAAGTCTATTTTAGTGTGGTTGGGTGCATACCTAAAAAATTCGGTAAATTCCTTGACCAACCTTCTTTCTAGTGAAGAGATTGAGGTGTTGGGAAAAAAAGTCTTCTAATCAATAGTCTACTAGTGGAGTTCTATAAGACACTCAATGAAGACTTTTATAGTGTTTTTCTTGAAGCAATTGAAACTAGATCTATTAAGGCTTGATTAAACTCATTATCAAAGCTAAGGATGAAGATACTATTAGAGTTCTTGGTggttcattcattcaaccattgatAAAAGCTATTTTGGATTCTGATATATTTTGTTCATTAATGACTTTGGGTTCGAAAAAATCCATCGATTCAATGATCAGATAGTTGACAAATGGCTCTTTTTAGCATAGGTTGATTAATTTATTACTCACCCTACGATTCTATGTGCCCCACACTATGGGGGTCGAGAATGAAAATGTACACCACCTAACCCCCCATAAAGAATGAGATGTGATGGTGACCTATTACCCTCAATACCTCTTACAAAATCACAGTTAAAGCTCTTGCTCATAACATTAAAAAAATCACTCAAAACACTA contains:
- the LOC131028730 gene encoding UDP-glucose 6-dehydrogenase 3; protein product: MVKICCLGAGYVGGPTMAVIALKCPAIEVAVVDISTARIAAWNSDQLPIYEPGLDDVVKSCRGRNLFFSTDLEKHVMEADIIFVSVNTPTKTRGLGAGKAADLTYWESAARMIADVSKSDKIVVEKSTVPVKTAEAIEKILMHNSKGINFQILSNPEFLAEGTAIEDLFKPDRVLIGGRETPEGQKAVQALKAVYANWVPEDRIITTNLWSAEISKLAANAFLAQRISSVNAISALCEATGADVTEVAYAVGKDSRIGPKFLNASVGFGGSCFQKDILNLVYICECNGLPEVANYWKQVIKINDYQKTRFVNRVVSSMFNTVSGKKVAILGFAFKKDTGDTRETPAIDVCKGLLGDRANISIYDPQVTEDQIQRDLSMNKFDWDHPIHLQPMSPSAIKQVTVVWDAYEATKDAHGVCILTEWDEFKSLDYQKIYDNMQKPAFIFDGRNIVDVQKLRDIGFIVYSIGKPLDPWVKDLPAIA